ATTGAACGGGCATATTTCTTTCAGGTAAGAAACcctttaataattaattatgttgcttttaaaaaaaacgtaaactaaaacaaactaataatCTCTTACAGGAGGTTTTTCCGGTGGAATATGGACCACAGTATGACGCAGCACTTCACGTGTTAATGTGGGAGTTGGTCTCAAAGCTGGAAAAGCTGCTTCCAGTACCAGATCTTAAACAGGTACATCGCCtcatccagatgtttcagatgattTTACCCGTCTGCCTACCTGTGAGTATATTATAAACAGCTGTACCATGATTACAGACCTCAGCCTGGCTCGGATCAGCCCTTTCGGTTTTGGGCGAGTGCGTTCAGTCGTCGGCTGAAGAGCTGAAGCTAATCTTCGAGCACTACAGAAGTTTGGGACTGCTGAAGACGGCGTGTAAGAAGAACACGGCTCATTCTCACAgtcaacattttacattttaagcaattatttggttgattaaaaaaaatatatagatattaAGAATATTGGCCTCAGACTAACTTGCAAGTTTCCTGGGGTGTGGAGCTACTTTTGTTCACATTCTGTGTTATtaatgtgcttttctttttcttatagATGGCCCGTCTTCCACCATTGGTAGCTGCATCATGTCTGCTTTATCAATCCCCCCTTCACAAAAGACAAGTGTGTCCGTTGGACTGGAATCCATCCATAATTACGCTAACGTGCTAAACCCCATCACGTTCGTCGGAGCGGACCAGTACAGCATCGTGACCGTCTACACTGAGGTGGAGGCGTCTGAAGTGGAGCAGGAAATCGTGGTGTCTCCCGAAGTTCAAGTTCACACAGATTTCTACGAGGAGGAGATAGTGGCCGTGAGCGCGGATAACACCAACGGCGAGGAGGCTGCCAacttcagagctgaggagaCGAGCGAAGCGGCGGACGTCGCCAAAGCTTTAGAGACTTTGACGAAAACGTTCGCGTTAAGGAAGGAGACCCTGGGTCAAGATTTGCTCGCGGCGAAGGGTAATGATTCATCCCTTAATGATGAACTTGGGTTAACGCATGAAACCTGTGACCGAACTGAAGCGATAAGAGAGAACGTTGCAGATGAGGCAGTGGATGATTTACAACCTGGAGATGCAGAGAGCAACACGGACTCCTGTACAACCCTTTATGAACCCTTTTCTGTCCGAGAAACGACAAACGTCTCCGGTGAAGTTTCTGAAACGCAACAGTCTGACTCGTCAGTGCGCAAATCCTCACGTCTACAAAGGAAGACTTCATTGAGTTTGAAGGAGACGTGTAAACTCAAGAGGACGGCAGAAGAAGCTAGTGAGGAAACAAAAacgtatgttttttttgcagaattacATAATAACCGAGAGAAAATACAAAGATTGATCACCGTAActgtcatttcattcattcgtgGTTTTGATACTTTAATAATTCTGAGTGATTGCCATTTAAAGATGCTGAACggtgatgtttttatttcaggacCAGTGCGGAGGTATTGGTTGCCCCATCTGTGATAGCCATCAAAGGAACAGACAAAGGTGACATGACACGAAGAAGAGAATCAGGTTGAACCTTCTAAGTAGAATTTCACAGATTTCACCcactctttcttttgttttatgtgcaggCGAGTCGGATGAGATGACATCCATCATCTTCACCTGCTCCCAGTGTCCCTTTCACAGCTCGGACAGAAACAGCCCTCCCCACTTCCACATGCAGAGCGTCCGCACAGAAGTTTACAGGAATCTCTCCGGGACCAAATTTACGCCGTCTCCTTCGAGCACCGACGAAATATTCACGTCCATTAAGCTTTTCCCCAAAGGAAACGCCGAGCAGAGCAAAGCGGAGGAGCCCGAAAGCGAAGAAAACGTTTCGCATTCGCGCGGCAAACGGAAAGCCCTCACGTGCGAAACGTGCGGCAAGACGTTCACCAGGACGTCGGACGTCAGGAGGCATCAGCTCACCCACACCGGAGAGAGACCGTTTCACTGCTCGCAGTGCGATCGGACTTTCCAGCACTCGTGGGATCTGGCGAAGCACGAGAGCAAGCACCACGGCGTGGCCATTTCCTTCTCCTGCCAGCAGTGCGGGAACTCCTTCGCCAACCTCCGGGCGCTCACCGTCCACCACAAGAAGTCTCACTCGCAGGAGAGCCGGCTCCCCCAGATCTGCTCCATCTGCAGCCAGAGCTTCCCTACCTCCTCCGAACTGCTCGAGCACAGGAAGTCCCACGTCACCACCAAACGCTACATCTGCCAGCAGTGCGGCGAGGGCTTCGACTCGCTGCTCGCGCGCTCCCAGCACCGGCAGATGCATCAAGTGAAGCGCCAGTTCAAGTGCCCGCACTGCGACAAGTCGTACACCCGGAGGTCCGACGTGAAGAGGCACCTCTCCACTCACACGGGGGAGCGGCCTTACCAGTGCAGCCAGTGCAGCAAGCGCTTTTCGCTCCGCTTCATGCTCATCAAGCACCTTCGCGTCCACACGGGCGAGCGGCCGTTCCAGTGCTCCCACTGCCCCAAGAGGTTCACCCTCGTCTCCGTGCTGGCCAGGCACGAGAGGATGCACACGGGGGAGAAACCGTTCCTCTGCTCCCAGTGCGGGAAAGGGTTTTTATCGCAGGGGGAGCTCTCGAAACACAACCGGTCGCACGTGGACGACAGGCCCTACGCCTGCCCTCAGTGCGACAAGCGTTTCAAGAGCAAGAAAACGCAGCAGGAGCACATCGCCTCCCACTCGGGCGCCCGCCCGTACCCGTGCGCCTACTGCGGGAAGGGCTTCACCAAA
This portion of the Mugil cephalus isolate CIBA_MC_2020 chromosome 22, CIBA_Mcephalus_1.1, whole genome shotgun sequence genome encodes:
- the LOC124999737 gene encoding zinc finger protein 184-like isoform X1 encodes the protein MLATKTKKHHFTFIIQRHKSRFGPMEVLGSAEKITDPSLPLSSLRLLVPPLQLLSAAMWQLAKQKDVMNYEKLQEFVCMVTEAVPGLINHRQRAQLILGLRGRLILELCKGSARGSVDCQVIQGYLDRLPITSANTDYRDADVKTTESTFIALVQSLLKDPIERAYFFQEVFPVEYGPQYDAALHVLMWELVSKLEKLLPVPDLKQTSAWLGSALSVLGECVQSSAEELKLIFEHYRSLGLLKTAYGPSSTIGSCIMSALSIPPSQKTSVSVGLESIHNYANVLNPITFVGADQYSIVTVYTEVEASEVEQEIVVSPEVQVHTDFYEEEIVAVSADNTNGEEAANFRAEETSEAADVAKALETLTKTFALRKETLGQDLLAAKGNDSSLNDELGLTHETCDRTEAIRENVADEAVDDLQPGDAESNTDSCTTLYEPFSVRETTNVSGEVSETQQSDSSVRKSSRLQRKTSLSLKETCKLKRTAEEASEETKTTSAEVLVAPSVIAIKGTDKGESDEMTSIIFTCSQCPFHSSDRNSPPHFHMQSVRTEVYRNLSGTKFTPSPSSTDEIFTSIKLFPKGNAEQSKAEEPESEENVSHSRGKRKALTCETCGKTFTRTSDVRRHQLTHTGERPFHCSQCDRTFQHSWDLAKHESKHHGVAISFSCQQCGNSFANLRALTVHHKKSHSQESRLPQICSICSQSFPTSSELLEHRKSHVTTKRYICQQCGEGFDSLLARSQHRQMHQVKRQFKCPHCDKSYTRRSDVKRHLSTHTGERPYQCSQCSKRFSLRFMLIKHLRVHTGERPFQCSHCPKRFTLVSVLARHERMHTGEKPFLCSQCGKGFLSQGELSKHNRSHVDDRPYACPQCDKRFKSKKTQQEHIASHSGARPYPCAYCGKGFTKPYALTRHNLIHTGERPFPCGHCEKTFLTLSEAQLHRRIHTGERPYPCDACELKFKSSSELARHKRSHSGLRRAKPRCERCTKTFASKAKLKKHMEIHEGKTVDSND
- the LOC124999737 gene encoding zinc finger protein 135-like isoform X2, with amino-acid sequence MWELVSKLEKLLPVPDLKQTSAWLGSALSVLGECVQSSAEELKLIFEHYRSLGLLKTAYGPSSTIGSCIMSALSIPPSQKTSVSVGLESIHNYANVLNPITFVGADQYSIVTVYTEVEASEVEQEIVVSPEVQVHTDFYEEEIVAVSADNTNGEEAANFRAEETSEAADVAKALETLTKTFALRKETLGQDLLAAKGNDSSLNDELGLTHETCDRTEAIRENVADEAVDDLQPGDAESNTDSCTTLYEPFSVRETTNVSGEVSETQQSDSSVRKSSRLQRKTSLSLKETCKLKRTAEEASEETKTTSAEVLVAPSVIAIKGTDKGESDEMTSIIFTCSQCPFHSSDRNSPPHFHMQSVRTEVYRNLSGTKFTPSPSSTDEIFTSIKLFPKGNAEQSKAEEPESEENVSHSRGKRKALTCETCGKTFTRTSDVRRHQLTHTGERPFHCSQCDRTFQHSWDLAKHESKHHGVAISFSCQQCGNSFANLRALTVHHKKSHSQESRLPQICSICSQSFPTSSELLEHRKSHVTTKRYICQQCGEGFDSLLARSQHRQMHQVKRQFKCPHCDKSYTRRSDVKRHLSTHTGERPYQCSQCSKRFSLRFMLIKHLRVHTGERPFQCSHCPKRFTLVSVLARHERMHTGEKPFLCSQCGKGFLSQGELSKHNRSHVDDRPYACPQCDKRFKSKKTQQEHIASHSGARPYPCAYCGKGFTKPYALTRHNLIHTGERPFPCGHCEKTFLTLSEAQLHRRIHTGERPYPCDACELKFKSSSELARHKRSHSGLRRAKPRCERCTKTFASKAKLKKHMEIHEGKTVDSND